In Pseudomonas sp. Leaf58, one DNA window encodes the following:
- a CDS encoding [protein-PII] uridylyltransferase: protein MPQVDPELFDRGQFQAELALKASPIAAFKKAIRQAGEVLDKRFRSGAEIRPLIEARAWLVDNILQQAWNQFDWGDQCGIALVAVGGYGRGELHPHSDIDLLILLGAAEHEQYRDAIERFLTLLWDIGLEVGQSVRTVDECAEQARADLTVITNLMESRTVAGPEALRQRMLEVTSTAHMWPSKDFFLAKRAELKARHHKYNDTEYNLEPNVKGSPGGLRDIQTVLWVARRQYGTLNLHALAGEGFLLESENELLASSQDFLWKVRYALHMLAGRAEDRLLFDHQRSIAALLGYSDDNPKRAIEQFMQQYYRVVMSISQLCDLIIQHFEEVILADDDSGTTQPLNARFRLHDGYIEATRPNVFKRTPFAMLEIFVLMAQHPEIKGVRADTVRLLREHRHLIDDTFRTDIRNTSLFIELFKCEIGIHRNLRRMNRYGILGRYLPEFGLIVGQMQHDLFHIYTVDAHTLNLIKHLRKLQYTPVSEKFPLASKLMGRLPKPELIYLAGLYHDIGKGRQGDHSELGAVDAQKFCERHQLPAWDSRLIVWLVQNHLVMSTTAQRKDLSDPQVINDFALHVGDETRLDYLYVLTVADINATNPSLWNSWRASLLRQLYTETKRALRRGLENPLDREEQIRQTQSAALDILVREGTDPDDVEQLWSQLGDDYFLKHNAADVAWHSDAILQQPADGGPLVLIKETTQREFEGGTQIFIYAPDQHDFFAVTVAAMSQLNLNIHDARIITSSSQFTLDTYIVLDNDGGSIGDNPQRVRQIRDGLTEALRTPEDYPAIIQRRVPRQLKHFDFPPQVTILNDAQRPVTILEITAPDRPGLLARLGRIFLEFDLSLQNAKIATLGERVEDVFFITDADNQPLSDPQLCSRLQEAIVQQLQAGQANDASPTRVTF from the coding sequence ATGCCCCAGGTGGACCCCGAGCTGTTCGACCGCGGCCAGTTCCAGGCGGAACTGGCCCTCAAGGCGAGCCCCATCGCCGCCTTCAAAAAAGCCATCCGCCAGGCCGGCGAGGTGCTCGACAAGCGTTTTCGCAGCGGCGCTGAAATCCGCCCGCTGATCGAGGCCCGCGCTTGGCTCGTCGACAACATCCTGCAACAGGCCTGGAACCAGTTCGACTGGGGCGACCAGTGTGGCATCGCCCTGGTCGCAGTGGGTGGCTATGGGCGCGGTGAGCTGCACCCGCATTCGGACATCGACCTGCTGATTTTGCTGGGGGCTGCCGAACACGAGCAATACCGCGACGCGATCGAGCGTTTTCTCACCCTGCTGTGGGACATCGGCCTGGAAGTGGGCCAGAGCGTGCGCACCGTCGACGAGTGCGCCGAGCAGGCCCGCGCCGACCTGACGGTGATCACCAACCTGATGGAAAGCCGCACTGTTGCCGGCCCCGAGGCCCTGCGCCAGCGCATGCTCGAAGTGACCAGCACCGCGCACATGTGGCCGAGCAAAGACTTCTTCCTGGCCAAGCGCGCCGAGCTCAAGGCCCGCCACCACAAGTACAACGACACCGAGTACAACCTCGAACCCAACGTCAAGGGCTCACCAGGCGGCCTGCGCGATATCCAGACGGTGCTATGGGTGGCCCGCCGCCAATATGGCACCCTCAACCTGCACGCACTGGCCGGCGAAGGCTTCTTGTTGGAAAGCGAGAACGAGTTGCTGGCCTCGTCCCAGGACTTTTTATGGAAGGTGCGCTATGCCCTGCACATGCTGGCCGGGCGCGCCGAGGACCGCCTGCTGTTCGACCACCAGCGCAGCATCGCTGCGCTGCTGGGTTACAGCGACGACAACCCGAAGCGGGCGATCGAGCAGTTCATGCAGCAGTACTACCGGGTGGTGATGAGCATCAGCCAGCTGTGCGACCTGATTATCCAGCACTTCGAGGAGGTCATCCTTGCCGATGACGACAGCGGCACCACCCAGCCGCTGAACGCGCGCTTCCGCCTGCATGACGGCTATATAGAAGCCACCCGGCCGAACGTGTTCAAGCGCACGCCATTCGCCATGCTGGAAATCTTCGTGCTGATGGCCCAGCACCCCGAGATCAAGGGCGTACGGGCCGATACCGTGCGCCTGCTGCGCGAACACCGGCACCTGATCGACGACACCTTCCGCACCGATATCCGCAACACCAGCCTGTTCATCGAGCTGTTCAAGTGCGAAATCGGCATCCACCGCAACCTGCGGCGCATGAACCGCTACGGCATCCTTGGCCGCTACCTGCCGGAATTCGGCCTGATCGTCGGGCAAATGCAGCACGACCTGTTCCATATCTATACGGTCGATGCGCACACCCTCAACCTCATCAAGCACCTGCGCAAACTGCAATACACACCGGTGTCCGAAAAATTCCCGCTGGCCAGCAAGCTCATGGGGCGCCTGCCCAAGCCCGAGTTGATCTACCTGGCCGGCCTGTACCACGACATCGGCAAAGGCCGCCAAGGTGACCATTCCGAGCTGGGCGCAGTGGATGCGCAAAAGTTTTGCGAGCGCCACCAGTTGCCGGCCTGGGATAGCCGGCTGATCGTCTGGCTGGTGCAGAACCACCTGGTGATGTCGACCACCGCCCAGCGCAAGGACTTGTCCGACCCGCAGGTGATCAACGATTTTGCCCTGCATGTGGGCGACGAGACGCGCCTGGACTACCTGTACGTGCTGACCGTGGCCGACATCAACGCCACCAACCCCAGCCTGTGGAATTCGTGGCGGGCCAGCCTGCTGCGCCAGCTCTACACCGAAACCAAGCGCGCCCTGCGCCGCGGCCTGGAAAACCCGCTGGACCGCGAAGAGCAGATTCGCCAGACCCAGTCCGCCGCACTGGACATCCTCGTGCGCGAGGGCACCGACCCGGACGACGTCGAGCAACTGTGGTCGCAGCTGGGCGATGACTACTTCCTCAAGCACAACGCCGCCGACGTCGCCTGGCACAGCGACGCGATCCTTCAGCAGCCAGCCGATGGCGGGCCGCTGGTGCTGATCAAGGAAACCACCCAGCGCGAGTTCGAGGGGGGCACGCAAATCTTCATCTATGCCCCCGACCAGCACGATTTCTTCGCCGTGACGGTGGCCGCCATGTCACAGCTGAACCTGAACATTCATGACGCGCGGATCATTACCTCAAGCAGCCAGTTCACCCTCGACACCTACATCGTGTTGGACAACGACGGCGGCTCGATCGGCGACAACCCGCAACGGGTCAGGCAGATTCGCGATGGCCTTACCGAAGCACTGCGCACCCCCGAGGACTACCCGGCCATCATTCAACGGCGGGTACCGCGCCAGCTGAAGCACTTCGACTTCCCGCCGCAGGTGACCATCCTCAACGACGCCCAGCGGCCGGTGACCATCCTCGAAATCACCGCACCGGATCGCCCTGGCCTGTTGGCCCGGCTCGGGCGCATCTTCCTGGAGTTCGACCTGTCGCTGCAGAACGCCAAGATCGCCACCCTTGGCGAGCGGGTGGAAGACGTGTTCTTCATTACCGATGCCGACAACCAGCCGCTGTCCGACCCGCAGCTGTGCAGCCGCCTGCAGGAGGCCATCGTCCAGCAGCTTCAGGCCGGCCAGGCCAACGATGCCAGCCCTACCCGCGTGACCTTTTAA
- the tsf gene encoding translation elongation factor Ts: MAAITAALVKELRERTGEGMMDCKKALEKAGGDIEKAIDDMRASGAIKAAKKAGNVAAEGAIAVKTDGKSAVLLEVNSQTDFLALQDDFKNFVAESLEEAFAQKLTDAAPLIASREAAREALVAKCGENVNIRRLVRVEGDVVGAYLHGNKIGAVVVLKGGDVELAKNIAMHVAASNPEFLDSSEISAEAIEREKGVFLQLNADKIAGKPENIVENMINGRITKFKAEASLKEQAFVMNPEVKVGELAKKAGAEIVSFTYFKVGEGIEKPVDDFAAEVAAQVAAAKQ; this comes from the coding sequence ATGGCAGCAATTACTGCAGCGCTGGTTAAAGAACTGCGCGAGCGTACCGGCGAAGGCATGATGGATTGCAAAAAGGCCTTGGAAAAGGCCGGCGGCGACATCGAAAAAGCCATTGACGACATGCGTGCCTCGGGCGCCATCAAGGCCGCTAAAAAGGCTGGTAACGTCGCTGCTGAAGGCGCTATCGCTGTCAAGACCGACGGTAAATCCGCCGTTCTGCTGGAAGTGAACTCGCAGACCGACTTCCTGGCCCTGCAAGACGACTTCAAAAACTTCGTTGCCGAAAGCCTCGAAGAAGCCTTCGCCCAGAAGCTGACCGACGCCGCTCCGCTGATCGCCTCGCGTGAAGCCGCTCGTGAAGCCCTGGTCGCCAAGTGCGGCGAAAACGTCAACATCCGTCGCCTGGTGCGTGTTGAAGGTGATGTTGTCGGTGCCTACCTGCACGGCAACAAGATCGGCGCTGTCGTCGTTCTGAAAGGCGGTGACGTCGAGCTGGCCAAGAACATCGCCATGCACGTTGCAGCTTCGAACCCTGAGTTCCTGGATTCGTCGGAAATCTCCGCCGAGGCCATCGAGCGCGAGAAGGGCGTGTTCCTGCAGCTGAACGCCGACAAGATTGCCGGCAAGCCGGAAAACATCGTTGAGAACATGATCAACGGTCGTATCACCAAGTTCAAAGCCGAAGCTTCGCTGAAAGAGCAAGCCTTCGTCATGAACCCGGAAGTCAAGGTTGGCGAGCTGGCCAAGAAAGCCGGTGCTGAAATCGTTTCCTTCACCTACTTCAAAGTGGGCGAAGGCATCGAGAAGCCAGTCGACGACTTCGCTGCTGAAGTTGCCGCTCAGGTAGCTGCTGCCAAGCAGTAA
- the rseP gene encoding RIP metalloprotease RseP has product MTALYMIIGTLVALGVLVTFHEFGHFWVARRCGVKVLRFSVGFGTPLLRWHDRQGTEFVVAAIPLGGYVKMLDEREGDVPPALADQSFNRKSVRQRIAIVAAGPVANFLLAILFFWVLAMLGTQQIRPVIGAVDAGSLAASAGLTAGQEIVSIDGKPTNGWSAVNLQLVRRLGESGTLQVGVRDEGASAEQQLQVKLDSWLKGADEPDPIQSLGLHPWRPAIVPVLAEIDPSGPAAAAGLKTGDKLLALDGLAVTEWQQVVDTVRARPQAKVVVRIEREGAALEVPVTLARKGEGKAVGGYLGAGVKGGEWPASMLREVRYGPLDAVGEGLSRTWNMSVLTLESLKKMLFGELSVKNLSGPITIAKVAGASAQSGVGDFLNFLAYLSISLGVLNLLPIPVLDGGHLLFYLVEWVRGRPLSDRVQGWGVQIGISLVIGVMLLALINDLGRL; this is encoded by the coding sequence ATGACAGCGCTCTACATGATTATCGGCACCCTCGTCGCGTTGGGTGTGCTGGTCACCTTCCATGAATTCGGCCACTTCTGGGTGGCGCGCCGCTGCGGCGTCAAGGTGCTGCGCTTCTCGGTGGGTTTCGGTACGCCGCTGCTGCGCTGGCATGACCGCCAGGGCACCGAGTTCGTTGTGGCGGCGATCCCACTGGGCGGCTACGTCAAGATGCTCGATGAGCGCGAGGGCGATGTACCGCCAGCGCTCGCCGATCAGTCGTTCAACCGTAAGTCGGTGCGCCAGCGTATCGCGATCGTCGCCGCGGGCCCGGTTGCCAACTTCCTGCTGGCCATCCTGTTCTTCTGGGTGTTGGCGATGCTGGGCACTCAGCAGATCCGCCCGGTGATTGGCGCGGTCGATGCAGGCAGCCTCGCAGCCTCTGCCGGCCTGACCGCAGGTCAGGAAATCGTTTCCATCGATGGCAAGCCGACCAATGGTTGGTCTGCGGTCAATTTGCAATTGGTTCGTCGCCTGGGCGAGAGCGGCACGTTGCAGGTTGGCGTGCGTGACGAAGGCGCCAGCGCCGAGCAGCAGCTGCAGGTGAAACTGGACAGCTGGCTGAAGGGGGCCGACGAGCCTGACCCCATTCAATCCCTGGGGCTGCACCCTTGGCGCCCAGCCATCGTGCCGGTGCTGGCCGAGATCGACCCGAGCGGGCCGGCCGCCGCAGCGGGCCTGAAGACCGGTGACAAGCTGCTGGCCCTCGATGGCCTGGCGGTCACCGAATGGCAGCAGGTGGTGGATACCGTACGTGCCCGCCCGCAAGCCAAGGTGGTGGTGCGTATCGAGCGTGAGGGTGCCGCCCTGGAAGTACCGGTCACCCTGGCCCGCAAAGGCGAGGGCAAGGCAGTTGGAGGCTACCTTGGCGCCGGTGTGAAAGGTGGCGAATGGCCTGCCAGCATGCTCCGCGAAGTGCGCTACGGCCCGCTGGATGCGGTGGGCGAGGGCTTGTCACGCACTTGGAACATGAGTGTCCTGACGCTTGAATCGCTGAAGAAAATGCTGTTCGGGGAGCTCTCGGTAAAAAACTTGAGCGGACCGATAACCATTGCTAAAGTGGCGGGCGCTTCGGCCCAGTCCGGCGTCGGGGATTTCCTGAATTTCCTGGCCTACCTGAGCATAAGCCTGGGGGTTCTTAACCTGCTGCCCATTCCAGTACTGGATGGGGGGCATTTGCTGTTTTACCTGGTCGAGTGGGTGCGCGGTCGCCCTCTGTCGGATCGGGTGCAAGGTTGGGGGGTCCAGATCGGTATCAGTTTGGTCATAGGGGTGATGCTACTCGCCCTGATCAACGATCTGGGTCGACTATAA
- a CDS encoding phosphatidate cytidylyltransferase, which translates to MLKQRIITALILLPVALGGFFLLNGGDFALFIGFVVTLGAWEWARLAGLMTQPLRIAYALVVAGALMLLYILPELAPWVLGAAVIWWGLATWLVLTYPRSSELWASAACRLLIGLLVLLPAWQGLVLLKHWPLGNGLILSVMVLVWAADIGAYFSGRAFGKRKLAPQVSPGKSWEGVYGGLVVSLVITLGVGISRDWGFGQILLGLLGAALVVMSSVVGDLTESMFKRRAGIKDSSNLLPGHGGVLDRIDSLTAAIPIFAVLLWAAEWGVM; encoded by the coding sequence ATGCTTAAACAACGCATCATTACCGCGCTGATCCTGCTGCCGGTCGCGCTGGGTGGCTTCTTCCTGCTCAACGGTGGGGATTTCGCCCTGTTCATCGGCTTCGTGGTGACTCTTGGAGCCTGGGAGTGGGCGCGCCTGGCCGGGTTGATGACCCAGCCATTGCGCATTGCCTATGCCTTGGTGGTCGCTGGGGCGCTGATGTTGCTTTACATCTTGCCGGAGCTGGCGCCTTGGGTGCTGGGCGCTGCGGTTATCTGGTGGGGGTTGGCCACCTGGCTGGTGCTCACGTACCCGCGCAGTAGCGAGCTGTGGGCCAGTGCCGCCTGTCGGCTGCTGATCGGCTTGTTGGTATTGTTGCCGGCCTGGCAAGGGTTGGTGCTGCTCAAGCACTGGCCGCTGGGTAACGGGTTGATCCTGTCGGTCATGGTGCTGGTGTGGGCCGCCGATATTGGCGCCTACTTCTCTGGCCGTGCCTTCGGCAAGCGCAAGCTGGCCCCGCAGGTCAGCCCGGGCAAAAGCTGGGAAGGCGTGTATGGTGGCCTGGTGGTCAGCTTGGTGATTACCCTGGGGGTCGGCATCAGCCGCGACTGGGGTTTCGGCCAAATCCTGCTGGGCCTGCTGGGCGCCGCGCTGGTGGTCATGTCTTCGGTGGTGGGTGACCTGACCGAAAGCATGTTCAAGCGCCGTGCCGGTATCAAGGACAGCAGTAACCTGTTGCCCGGTCATGGCGGGGTGCTCGATCGCATCGACAGCCTCACTGCAGCGATCCCGATCTTCGCTGTGCTGCTGTGGGCTGCCGAATGGGGTGTGATGTGA
- the frr gene encoding ribosome recycling factor yields the protein MINDIKKDAQERMTKSLEALGRNLAAIRTGRAHPSILDTVKVTAWGSEMPLNQVAAITVEDARTLKIVAHDKNLSAAIEKAILTSDLGLNPSSAGTTIRVPMPALTEETRKGYTKQASGVAEDAKVAVRNVRRDALADLKKLTKDKEISEDEERRAADEIQKLTDKFVAEVDAAFKAKEKDLMAV from the coding sequence ATGATCAACGACATCAAGAAAGACGCGCAGGAGCGCATGACCAAGTCCCTTGAGGCCCTGGGCCGCAACCTGGCGGCAATCCGCACTGGTCGCGCTCACCCAAGCATCCTGGATACCGTCAAGGTCACTGCCTGGGGTAGCGAAATGCCGCTGAACCAGGTCGCCGCGATCACCGTCGAAGATGCCCGCACCCTGAAGATCGTCGCTCACGACAAGAACCTCAGCGCTGCCATCGAGAAGGCCATCCTCACCTCTGACCTGGGCCTGAACCCGTCCAGCGCCGGCACCACTATTCGTGTGCCGATGCCAGCCCTGACCGAGGAAACCCGCAAGGGCTACACCAAGCAGGCCAGCGGCGTTGCCGAAGATGCCAAAGTGGCTGTGCGCAACGTGCGTCGTGATGCCTTGGCCGACCTGAAGAAGTTGACCAAGGACAAGGAAATCAGCGAAGACGAAGAGCGTCGTGCCGCTGATGAGATCCAGAAGCTGACCGACAAGTTCGTTGCCGAGGTCGATGCTGCCTTCAAAGCCAAGGAAAAGGACCTGATGGCCGTCTAA
- the map gene encoding type I methionyl aminopeptidase: protein MTVTIKTAEDIEKMRIAGRLAADVLEMIEEHVKPGVTTEELDRLCHDYIVNVQQAIPAPLNYKGYPKSICTSINHVVCHGIPNDKPLKDGDTLNIDVTVIKDGYHGDTSRMFHVGTVPVWAERLSKVTQECMYKAIELVKPGCRLGDIGEVIQKHAEKNGFSVVREFCGHGIGKVFHEEPQILHYGRAGTGMELKEGMTFTIEPMINQGKADTKVLGDGWTAITKDRKLSAQWEHTLVVTATGYEIFTLRKDDTIPRTSA from the coding sequence ATGACCGTCACCATCAAGACCGCAGAAGACATCGAGAAAATGCGCATCGCTGGCCGCCTGGCCGCCGACGTGCTGGAAATGATCGAAGAACACGTCAAGCCCGGTGTCACCACCGAAGAGCTGGACCGCCTGTGCCACGACTACATCGTCAACGTCCAGCAGGCCATCCCCGCGCCGCTCAACTACAAGGGCTACCCGAAGTCGATCTGCACCTCGATCAACCATGTGGTCTGCCATGGCATCCCCAACGACAAGCCGCTCAAGGACGGTGACACGCTGAACATCGACGTCACCGTGATCAAGGACGGCTACCACGGCGACACCAGCCGCATGTTCCACGTCGGCACCGTGCCGGTGTGGGCCGAGCGCCTGTCCAAGGTTACCCAGGAGTGCATGTACAAGGCCATCGAGCTGGTCAAACCGGGCTGCCGCCTGGGCGACATCGGCGAAGTGATCCAGAAGCACGCGGAAAAGAACGGTTTCTCGGTGGTACGCGAGTTCTGCGGCCACGGCATCGGCAAGGTGTTCCACGAAGAGCCACAAATCCTGCACTACGGCCGCGCCGGCACCGGCATGGAACTGAAGGAAGGCATGACCTTCACCATCGAACCGATGATCAACCAGGGCAAGGCCGACACCAAGGTGCTGGGCGACGGCTGGACCGCCATCACCAAGGACCGCAAGCTCTCGGCGCAGTGGGAGCACACCCTGGTGGTGACCGCGACCGGCTACGAAATCTTCACCTTGCGCAAGGACGACACCATCCCGCGCACTTCGGCCTGA
- the pyrH gene encoding UMP kinase: MAQQVSGRQPRYKRILLKLSGEALMGSEDFGIDPKVLDRMALEVGQLVGIGVQVGLVIGGGNLFRGAALSAAGMDRVTGDHMGMLATVMNALAMRDALERSNIPALVMSAISMVGVTDHYDRRKAIRHLNSGDVVIFSAGTGNPFFTTDSAACLRAIEIDADVVLKATKVDGVYTADPFKDPHAEKFDHLTYDEVLDRKLGVMDLTAICLCRDHKMPLRVFNMNKPGALLNIVVGGAEGTLIEEGQA, encoded by the coding sequence ATGGCTCAGCAGGTGAGTGGTCGCCAACCTCGCTATAAACGCATTTTGCTCAAACTTAGCGGCGAGGCCCTGATGGGCTCGGAAGACTTCGGGATCGACCCGAAGGTGCTGGATCGCATGGCCCTTGAAGTTGGCCAGCTGGTAGGGATCGGTGTCCAGGTCGGCCTGGTGATCGGTGGCGGCAACCTGTTCCGTGGCGCCGCGCTCAGCGCAGCCGGCATGGACCGCGTCACCGGCGACCACATGGGTATGCTGGCCACCGTGATGAACGCGCTGGCCATGCGCGATGCGCTGGAGCGCTCGAACATCCCGGCCCTGGTCATGTCGGCTATTTCCATGGTCGGTGTCACTGATCATTACGATCGTCGCAAAGCTATTCGCCACCTCAACTCCGGGGATGTGGTAATTTTCTCCGCCGGTACCGGCAACCCGTTCTTCACCACTGACTCCGCGGCCTGCCTGCGCGCCATCGAAATCGATGCTGACGTAGTGCTGAAGGCGACCAAGGTCGATGGTGTGTACACTGCCGATCCATTCAAGGACCCGCACGCCGAGAAATTCGATCACCTGACCTACGATGAGGTTCTGGATCGTAAGCTGGGTGTGATGGACCTGACCGCAATCTGCCTGTGCCGTGACCACAAGATGCCATTGCGGGTATTCAACATGAACAAGCCTGGCGCCCTGCTGAACATCGTGGTGGGTGGCGCTGAAGGTACTTTGATCGAGGAAGGCCAAGCATGA
- the uppS gene encoding polyprenyl diphosphate synthase has protein sequence MEKTKPTAPSSVPRHVAIIMDGNNRWAKKRLLPGVAGHKAGVDAVRAVIEVCAESGVEVLTLFAFSSENWQRPAEEVGALMELFFSALRREAKRLNENNISLRIIGDRSRFHPELQAAMREAEALTAGNNRFILQIAANYGGQWDIAQAAQRLAREVQAGHLRPEDITPGLLQTCLATGELPLPDLCIRTGGERRISNFLLWQLAYAELYFSDLYWPDFKHEAMRNALADFASRQRRFGKTSEQVEAGARA, from the coding sequence ATGGAAAAGACCAAGCCAACGGCGCCGTCCTCGGTGCCGCGTCATGTCGCGATCATCATGGATGGCAACAACCGCTGGGCGAAAAAGCGCCTGCTGCCCGGCGTTGCCGGGCACAAGGCGGGCGTCGACGCCGTGCGCGCGGTCATCGAGGTGTGTGCCGAGTCCGGGGTCGAAGTACTGACCCTGTTCGCCTTCTCCAGTGAAAACTGGCAGCGCCCCGCCGAAGAGGTCGGTGCGTTGATGGAGCTGTTCTTCTCGGCCCTGCGTCGCGAGGCCAAGCGCCTCAACGAGAACAACATCAGCCTGCGCATCATCGGTGACCGTTCGCGGTTCCATCCCGAGCTGCAGGCCGCCATGCGCGAAGCCGAGGCGCTGACCGCCGGCAACAACCGTTTCATCCTGCAGATCGCGGCCAACTACGGTGGCCAGTGGGACATCGCCCAAGCCGCCCAGCGGCTGGCGCGAGAAGTGCAGGCCGGGCATTTGCGCCCAGAAGACATCACCCCGGGCCTGCTGCAGACCTGCCTGGCAACCGGCGAGTTGCCGCTGCCGGACCTGTGCATCCGCACGGGCGGCGAGCGCCGCATCAGCAACTTCCTGCTGTGGCAGCTGGCCTACGCCGAGTTGTACTTCTCCGACCTGTACTGGCCGGACTTCAAACACGAGGCCATGCGCAACGCCCTGGCCGATTTCGCTTCGCGCCAGCGCCGCTTCGGTAAGACCAGCGAGCAGGTCGAGGCTGGAGCTCGTGCTTAA
- the rpsB gene encoding 30S ribosomal protein S2, which yields MSQVNMRDMLKAGVHFGHQTRYWNPKMGKYIFGARNKIHIINLEKTLPMFNDALAFVERLAQGKNKIMFVGTKRSAGKIVAEQAARAGSPYVDHRWLGGMLTNYKTIRASIKRLRDLETQAEDGTFAKLTKKEALMRSRDLEKLDRSLGGIKDMGGLPDALFVIDVDHERIAITEANKLGIPVIGVVDTNSSPEGVDYIIPGNDDAIRAIELYMTSMADAIIRGRNNVAGGTEVYVEEAAAPAAE from the coding sequence ATGTCCCAAGTCAACATGCGCGATATGCTGAAGGCCGGTGTGCACTTCGGCCACCAGACCCGTTACTGGAACCCGAAAATGGGCAAGTACATTTTCGGCGCGCGCAACAAGATCCACATTATCAACCTGGAAAAAACCCTGCCAATGTTCAACGACGCTCTGGCGTTCGTAGAGCGTCTGGCTCAGGGCAAGAACAAGATCATGTTCGTCGGCACCAAGCGTTCCGCCGGCAAGATCGTTGCCGAGCAAGCTGCTCGTGCTGGTTCGCCATACGTTGACCACCGCTGGTTGGGCGGCATGCTGACCAACTACAAAACCATCCGTGCTTCGATCAAGCGTCTGCGCGACCTGGAAACTCAGGCCGAAGATGGCACCTTTGCCAAGCTGACCAAAAAAGAAGCCCTGATGCGTTCGCGCGATCTGGAAAAGCTGGACCGCAGCCTGGGTGGTATCAAGGACATGGGCGGCCTGCCTGATGCCCTGTTCGTGATCGACGTTGACCACGAGCGCATTGCTATCACTGAAGCCAACAAGCTGGGCATCCCGGTTATCGGCGTTGTCGATACCAACAGCAGCCCAGAAGGTGTTGACTACATCATCCCAGGTAACGATGACGCCATTCGCGCTATCGAGCTGTACATGACTTCGATGGCTGACGCCATCATCCGCGGCCGCAACAATGTTGCCGGCGGCACCGAAGTCTACGTAGAAGAAGCGGCTGCACCTGCTGCTGAGTAA
- the ispC gene encoding 1-deoxy-D-xylulose-5-phosphate reductoisomerase: protein MSHPQRITVLGATGSIGLSTLDVIARHPDRYQVFALSGYSRVDELLALCLRHRPAFAVVPSAEAAARLRDGLAAAGCATEVLEGEAGLCQVASAAEVDAVMAAIVGAAGLRPTLAAVEAGKKVLLANKEALVMSGALFIDAVRRSSAVLLPIDSEHNAIFQCMPGDYARGLNAVGVRRILLTASGGPFRETPVEALLDVTPEQACAHPNWSMGRKISVDSASMMNKGLELIEACWLFDAPPAKVEVVVHPQSVIHSLVDYVDGSVLAQLGNPDMRTPIANALAWPERIDSGVAPLDLFAIARLDFQAPDEQRFPCLRLARQAAEAGNSAPAVLNAANEVAVEAFLQRRIRFPEIASMIEQVLDQEPVVPLPSLDAVFAADQRARELSREWLRRHGR from the coding sequence GTGAGTCATCCGCAACGTATTACCGTGCTCGGGGCCACCGGCTCCATCGGCCTGAGCACGTTGGATGTCATCGCCCGCCATCCCGACCGCTACCAGGTGTTTGCCTTGAGCGGCTATTCGCGCGTCGACGAACTGTTGGCCCTGTGCCTGCGCCATCGCCCGGCGTTCGCCGTGGTGCCGAGCGCCGAGGCGGCCGCACGGCTGCGCGACGGCTTGGCCGCGGCTGGCTGCGCCACCGAGGTGCTAGAAGGCGAGGCCGGGCTTTGCCAGGTGGCGTCTGCAGCGGAAGTGGATGCGGTAATGGCGGCCATCGTCGGTGCCGCTGGCTTGCGTCCTACCCTGGCGGCGGTGGAGGCGGGCAAGAAGGTCTTGCTGGCCAACAAGGAAGCCCTGGTGATGTCCGGTGCGCTGTTCATCGACGCGGTGCGGCGTAGTAGTGCCGTGCTGCTGCCGATCGACAGCGAGCACAACGCGATTTTCCAGTGCATGCCCGGCGACTACGCGCGCGGCCTGAATGCCGTGGGCGTGCGCCGGATCCTGCTCACTGCCTCGGGTGGCCCGTTCCGCGAGACGCCGGTCGAGGCACTGCTGGATGTGACCCCAGAACAAGCCTGTGCCCACCCCAACTGGTCGATGGGGCGCAAGATTTCCGTAGATTCGGCCAGCATGATGAACAAGGGCCTCGAACTGATCGAAGCCTGCTGGTTGTTTGATGCCCCGCCGGCCAAGGTCGAAGTGGTGGTGCACCCGCAGAGCGTGATCCACTCGCTGGTGGACTACGTGGACGGTTCGGTGCTGGCGCAACTGGGTAACCCGGACATGCGCACGCCCATCGCCAACGCCCTGGCTTGGCCTGAGCGGATCGATTCCGGGGTGGCTCCACTGGACCTGTTCGCCATCGCCCGTCTGGATTTCCAGGCGCCCGACGAACAGCGCTTCCCCTGCCTGCGCCTGGCGCGGCAGGCTGCCGAGGCTGGCAACAGCGCGCCCGCCGTGCTCAACGCGGCCAACGAGGTCGCGGTCGAAGCGTTTCTCCAGCGGCGTATCCGCTTCCCGGAGATCGCGAGTATGATCGAACAGGTGCTCGATCAAGAGCCCGTCGTGCCGCTGCCGTCGCTGGACGCGGTGTTCGCCGCCGACCAGCGTGCCCGCGAGCTTTCCCGTGAGTGGCTGAGGCGTCACGGTCGCTGA